AGCCCCTCGAAGAGGTCTTGTTCGAGCGCTCTCTTTCCATTGACCCGACTGAATGCCCGATAGAATTCTTGTGTCCCCCAGAGCGCCATGTGGTGTTCGGCCGAGAGTTCTTTCAACTTTCCGTAGATTGCCAGTTGTGTCTTGTGACAGCTGACCGCTTCCCAGACAATCTCCCAGACGTTTGAAGTGTCGATGCGGGTGGTGATACCCCAGTCAGGAGCAGGCGTCACTTGCCGCTCTACCCCGTCAACGACCGTTACCAGCTTCCGGAAAGCCGCCTGGTAGGCATCCCACTTCGGCTGCGTCCATGCCATATAATAGAGTTTGGAGATGGCATGGTGCTGTGACGGCACCGCCAGATAACCGTTTCCATTAAAATCCGGGTCAGCGGCGCAGATTGTTGCCGCGGTGGTGTACTGACAGATAGCAATATGGTCGGGATGGCCATACCCCCCTTCCGGTCCAAAAGTAACCACCACCTGCGGTCGGTATTTGCGGATGTAGAATGTGATTTTGGCAATTGCTTCCTGCGGCTCGGCTTTGTCGAGGTCGCCGTCGATATAGTCGAGAAAATGAACCTCCGTAATTCCCAGGCGCTTGGCCGCCATCCGAAGCTCTGTTTCACGAATCTGGCCGACCGCCGCCAGCCCCGGGAATTTTTGCAGGTCGCCATAACGACCCCGCTCTCCCCGGGTGGCGGTTATCAGATAAGTATCGACCCCTTCGCGGCTGTATTTTGCCAGAGTGCCGCCCATCCCGAGCGACTCATCATCAGGATGCGCCAGCACCGTCATCAAACGAAGTTTCGACATTGCTGCAATAAATACTCCGCGCAAAAGTTTCTGCCCGGCATCAGTACCGGAACGACTATAAAGGTCTATACGGAGGAAATCAGTCCATTATTGACGCTGATCCGATTTCTCGAGAGAAGATCGCTCAGTTTCCGGCAGAGTAAGAAATTCTGACGAAAGTCGCCTCGGACACGATTGGGCCGTATTCCAATGCGGCGGGAGCGCCGGCAATATTGTAAGCGGGCATGACACAGACTGACTCGGGTCGATTGATTCCGGCGATGCCAAATCCCAGACACGCGCCGAGAATAAGCAGTGCGGCAGTCCGGAGGAGGGCCGTCAGGAATGATTCTCTTTGTTTCGGGAAAGGCATGAGGTACTCGGTGACTCTGGGGCGGATGGAGCCGATGAATTCGAGTTCGCTTTTGATTTTTGAGAGCAAAGTCCGGCACTGCGGGCATTCCCTCAAATGCGCTTCTGTCTCTCTGCGCCTTTTCTCGTCGGCATATATCTCCAGCGCATATTCCAGCAACTGGTCTTCGTTAAGATGTGTCATTCCAGTATTCCTTTATCTATGAGTTTCTGGCGGCAGGCTTTGACGGCATAGAAAACGCGCGACTTAGCGGTTCCGACCGGGATGCCAAGTTCACGGGCGATTTCATCATAACTGAGATTGCCGTAGAATCTGAGGATAAGGACCTCGCTATGCTCGCGGTCTAATTCCTTGATGGCGCGCGCCAGGATATACTCCTGTTCATTTTTTATTATCGAATCCAGAGGTGAATTGGTATCACCAGGCGGGTCGATGCCGTCCAGGCCGACCGACTTTTTCTGATATTGAGTCTCTTTCACTGCCAGGCGAAAGGCAATGGTTCCGAGGAAGCCGTCAAGGGTTCCCATCTGATGACTCATTGGCGCTCGGATTGCTTTAAACATGGTCTCCTGCGCGATATCATCGGCCGTGGCAACCGAGCCGGTGATAAGATACGCCAGCGCTTTGAGGCGAGGCTGGTAGGCATAAAGCAATTCCCGCCATGACGAGGGGTCCCCATCGCGGGCGCGGCGAAGTATCTCCCAGTCTGGATTCACTTATTTATGCCTTGTTTCCGGCACCATTCACTAATCTCTTCGATATCTTTCATCCCGCACCAGGCCTGTGCGATTCTTCCGCGATTTTCCTCGGATTCCACCGGCTCGACATACTTAATATACCACTCAAAAAGCGGCTCGACCAGTTGCGGAGCGTGTGTTTTCAAGGAGGCGAGGTTGGTAGCGATATGGAGACCGTATCCCTGCACCAGGTACCGTCCTGCATCAAATCGGGGTGAGTTGCGAAGCCGCCAGCTTTCGAGTCCGGCGGTTCGAAAAGACTGCAGCCAGGTCTCAAAAGTCTCCTGCAGTTGCCGGGCGTACGGTTTTTCCGAGGGGGAGACAAGAACCGTCATCCCCAGATCACGCCCTTTTTCGAAGAGCGGTCTTATCTCATCGGTCATAAAGAGAGTCTTGGAAAGATATACTGGACGTCCGGCCGTTTTTGCCGATTCGGTAATGCGATAGAGCAAGGTGTCGGAGAAGATGCCGGAAGAAGGTTTTCGTTTGCCGGCTTTGACAGCCTCGAGGATATAATTCCGTATGCTGTCAATCTGCTTTTCTTCGACGAACCGGGGTAATCCCTGTTCGATTACATAGAGAGGATACCACCCGGTGTTGAGAAGGCTGCGGTTGACCACGGTAACATCGGGGCGGAATTTGAGGATGCGCGAGAGAATCCACCCGGGAAAGGTATCATTGTCGCCATTGGTTATTAGAATGGCATTCGGCTCCAGAGCGCTTATCATATTGAAATTGAAGTCAAAGACTTCATCTGCGATTACGCCGCTCTCCAGAATACGGCGGAGGGCGAGATTGAAACGTTCTTCGTCACGGATATCCATATAATTCGGTATCAGGGCGAACCAGGGGTCGATAAAGCCGGGGTCGAGGGATGCTGCCCGCTCCAGATACCCGCGGGCTTCGGTATTGTCATGAGAGCCGGCTCGCTCCAGCGATTTCAGATAGAGAAGAGTCGGGTTTGCCGGGTATTTTTTGAGGCCCTTATCGAGCAGTTTCCAATAACTGCTGTCATCGGCGTAGTCCGCGGCGCGCATCCAGTGGGCGTAAGCGTACTCGGAAGGAAATGCCTCGTAATATTCTTTCCATTGCTCCGCTAGTTTG
The DNA window shown above is from Candidatus Zixiibacteriota bacterium and carries:
- a CDS encoding PIG-L family deacetylase, translating into MSKLRLMTVLAHPDDESLGMGGTLAKYSREGVDTYLITATRGERGRYGDLQKFPGLAAVGQIRETELRMAAKRLGITEVHFLDYIDGDLDKAEPQEAIAKITFYIRKYRPQVVVTFGPEGGYGHPDHIAICQYTTAATICAADPDFNGNGYLAVPSQHHAISKLYYMAWTQPKWDAYQAAFRKLVTVVDGVERQVTPAPDWGITTRIDTSNVWEIVWEAVSCHKTQLAIYGKLKELSAEHHMALWGTQEFYRAFSRVNGKRALEQDLFEGLR
- a CDS encoding RNA polymerase sigma factor, which encodes MNPDWEILRRARDGDPSSWRELLYAYQPRLKALAYLITGSVATADDIAQETMFKAIRAPMSHQMGTLDGFLGTIAFRLAVKETQYQKKSVGLDGIDPPGDTNSPLDSIIKNEQEYILARAIKELDREHSEVLILRFYGNLSYDEIARELGIPVGTAKSRVFYAVKACRQKLIDKGILE